GAGCCCAGTCCTGGTTGTTACATGCACGTCAACaacgttttgtcattttttttgtgcaaactgCACTGGAGCACGTGCGTTAATTAATAATTATTCCCCTTTTAACCGTTTATTGTTAGCAACTCattcagtgtgtttttttcaatgGGTGTAGGCAATGATATGTTGTTTAGTATAAGTGTTGCCCTTTTTGAATAGCACCGTATACAAActattgtaaagaaaaaaaaacaaaaacaaacacttctCTCCTTTCATGTTAGTAGccaataaaaaacatatttatataaaaactgAAGTTACCAAACCTTTTTCCAGATATTCCAGTTAGTAGAAGGTGTTAAGAACCTTGTTTTAAAAAAGCTCAGATTGTACATCATCCTAAAACACAACATCGTCTATCActcaaaatgtaatataatgcattaatTCTGGGttcatattatttttgtttgtttcatatttTAGATTAACAAATTGTTTCCGGCTGCCCATTTAGTCTGAATATCCAATACAGAGCCACCTGGGTTCCATTAACCAGAAATGTAACCTGCAGTCTTACAACAATCATGCAACATTGCTTGGTATTTGCTTACTGCATTCTTCCATAAATTAGTCTGCACTCTTTCACATTAgaaagcagactttattgactGCTTTGTAACTTTACATGCTCCAAAgtggacaacatttttttttttcatcatgggctaataagaggtaacaaacttttgaaatatattaaaactcttttctttcctttttttcactCCGTATAGGACGATGTACCGTTTGATGAAAAATCTAAACTCGAGGTGAATGCCTATACTGTAACTATGTTTTCGCGGAACGGACTAGTCGTGCACACATTCCCTATCTCTCTGCTAGCTCTCCTCGTGCATGTTAGTCCGTAGCATTCGGAGCTCCTCCTCCAGACCGAGGACTCGCTCCTGTAGAGCTGCTCTGTCCTGCTGGGCTTTCTGCTCACACTGGGAACGAGCCTCCTCGATCTTGTGCTCGTACCACTTCTCCATCTGCTTGGCGACGGCCTCAAAGAAGTACTGCGTGATCTCCAGAGCATGCAGGGTGTCCCGCTCCTGCTGGGGGGCGGGGAGCTCTGGAGGCCTGGCCTGGCTTGGCTTGGGTTTGGGAAGGTCGGTCCTTCCTTGGGAGTGTCTCCTCGGATGTCTCCCCCCGTCTTGTCTCTGTCTGCTGCTGGGACTCTCAGTAGGTGGAGACAGGCTGCTTGTTCCTGCGCAGAAGCTCTCTGAAGCTTTTATCTGCACTTGTCTGGGTTGAGAAGCTGGGGTCTCTGTCTCTTGCAGTTCCCCCTGTGTCCTACTGCAGGCAGCAGAGGCAGATGTCCTCTCTTTGGGCCGAACGACTCTGGGAGACGTAGCTATGGGTGTGCTTGAAACGGGTGCGGTGAACTCAATCAGCAGGGGCTGCTGTTTCACATCTGTACCAACAAGAGTAGGAGCCAAGTCAATAGCAGTGtggagatgcacacacacacagacacacacggctacacacacacacacagggaactcgcatacacagagagacacacacacacacccaatcACTGTACACATTTAACAACAATGCATTCCAATATTTAGCTTTCTACTTTGTGGAATTCACATTGATAGCGCTAACTGTAGTGCTCTCCCTCTGGTATGGTACAATACCTGGTGGGCTGTCTTCCTGAACCACAAAGTACTCTTTCCCTGAGCCCTCCTTGGCTAGGCTGTGCTGCCTGGCCTCTCCAGATGGGAGGGAGGCAGCCCCACTGAGGCCATTGTCTCGAGGGCTCGGGTTACTCTCGGTGGTTTGGCTCTCAGTAAGGGCCTGAAAAGCAGAGGACTTGGGTTTTGAATTTCTGGAATCTCCAGAAAGCCGCACCTCAATGTTCTGGATCTTAGACATGCACCAGTTTTTCAATTCATTGACTACAGAtgcctgcaaaataaaataaatcaaattcaaATGCTGTGTGCAACTAGGACAATTTTTTGTTGCAGTTGAAGTTTTGTGTAGACTGCTGACACTTTGAGTGAGTGTGCTTTGTCACCTGTTTCTTTTCCACCTCCAGCTTCTCCAGAACAGCCCGCTGGTCAATGCGATGGAGACACTCTGTTCTTTCTGCAGATAATCTTTCCAAGGTCATCTTATCCATTACCTTTAACTGTAGGGAAGGTGAAATATATACAAATGAAAAGGCTTTAATTGAAGAGTAACACATTATCTTGGGAATCTAGATTCACTGAAATATCAGATTGGCTTTCAACGTATAATTACACTGACAATCTGAATTTGAATTAAAGAGCACTAGTTTCAGATATTCTGTTGGAGTCAGCatttgttgccaattatttactatttagaatgtccaattatttttccccactgagaactgaaggttcagtatGCGTCCttcgatcccacaaccaaaccagcttcctcttttacacccaggaactacagagcggatgtcagcaagctaccggcgTCTGGAGGATAAAGGTCAGCCCtacaggtgtccgctctgagctcactgggcacctgattagtagggtttgctgtagcgtgatgaggagaaacagaatCTGCAGCTGTTCTttcaccaggtgagccacttggggacccccaCTTAACTATTTGAACCCAACCCTGGATTTAAGAATCCGGAAGTGAAGGCGTCTGTACCTGCAGTTTGTTCTTGTGATCGAGCTGCCCCAGTTTGCTGTTCATGCGTTCCTGGACAGTCTGAATCTCAGACTTTATCTCTTCTTTGGTGGCTTCCAGCTGGTTTTCCAGTTTGTTAATTAGGGGTTCACAGCGACAGCCGTTTATTGGGGCCTGAGAAAAGAAGGCAGAATTACTTTTCTGATCACAGTCGGAAACTTTAATGGGTAATTACCATTGTCTGAATGGTTTTGTTACTGTACTGTAGAATGCTACGGCTACAGCATGGCAGTAGTCTAATGCTAATGCTATGGCAACAGACTGAGATTTCCTTTGTAATTATTAAACTTCGGGTCCTATCTTACAATCTTGATAAATAATTCATGATGAGTTCAGGCTTTGCAAATATGGCCATATATGTGTAGTCTGTatgttaaatataatttataatataatTTGTATGGTTTTTTGTGCACTCAGGCTGGTCCTACCTGCATGACCTTTCCATCCTTCCCCCTGTACAGTGTGTAGAGCTGGTAGGCCTTATAACTGTGGGGTGGCTGCAGGGAGGGGCcattctgtttgtttctcttCTTCTGATTGGTCTCACGGTGTTGGGTGTCTTTCCTGGGGGCGGGCTCTGACAATGCAGAGGGCTGCAAGCAAGCGAATGAGCTTCACGTTATTATTTGAGCTGCAGTGCAGTAGATCTGTGATGAATACCCCATTCCTTAACTGTGCCTCGTTGCCTGGATTTAAGAACACTTACAAGCTGCTCACGGTTGTTTTTAGGAGgtcccttctccttctcctccttctttttcttcttatccttCTTTGTTCGGGGCTCGTACTTGCGGTCTCCTCTTTCGGACGGCGGGCGGTCACTGCTGTGGGTGTCGTCTGCCACACTCCCCTGATTGGACGAAGCAACACCCAATTAGGGACTCCCACTGTGCAACAGTGGCTATTCACTGGGATTTGGCCACAAAACACCATGTAAAGAAGGCAGTTCATTCATAACGATaaatctgaaaatatatatacaacTATAGAGTAGTACAAAAAGAACATTTAGAGCAATACTTTGGATGAGAAGTCTTTAACAAATATATAAAGTGGggttttatgttattttcaccaTGCAAAACTAAACTTGTTTTTCCAAACATTCTATGGCATCTTCACAAATTACATTCTACAGTTAAATGAAGAGTGCACTTACCTCTATAATACCTCTCAAGTTCTTCAGCTCTTTATAGTTACTTTAAAAATGACAGGGATGTGTAATCAGAACACAGCTTCATAAGCAGTTGAGACGACTGAACTGGTTTTACCGTCGTGAGTAACATTTCATCCCTGGTTTTACCTTCGTGGGTAACATTTCATCCCTGGGCACAGAATGTGCTCGCCGCTCTTCTTTTAACTTGTCTCTTCTCTTCCTCACACTTCTGCCTCGACTGAAGCTCTGGACCTGGTTTGTGAACAATTGCAATAATAAGGGGCCACATTTAACACTGAAACTCAACTCAAATCCATCACAGCACATGAGTTTAGCTGATTGTTTATTACATAagaacaagaacataagaaagtttacaaataagaggaggccattcagcccatcttgctcgtttggttgttagtagcttattgatcccagaatctcatcaagcagcttcctgaaggatctcagggtgtcagcttcaacaacattactggggagttggttccagaccctcacaattctctgtgtaaaaaagtgcctcctattttctgttctgaatgcccctttaatctccatttgtgacccctggtccttgcttctttttaAGATCAACATCGTCAACacctttttgaattttgaatgcttaaatcagatcaccgcatagccttctttgttcaagactgaatagattaaattcttttagcctgcatacgacatgccttttaagcccaggataattctggttgctcttctttgcactctttctagagcagcaatatcctttttgtaacaaggtgaccagaacagaacacaatactctagatgaggtcttactaatgcattgtaaagttttaacattacttcccttgatttaaattcaacacttttcacaatatatccgagcatcttgttggcttttttttatagcttccccacattgtctagatcaagacattttctgagtcaacataaactcctaggtctttttcatagattccaatttcagtatctcccatatgatatttataatgcacatttttattgcctgcgtgcagtaccttacactcttctctattaaatgtcatttgccatgtgtctgcccagttctgaatgctgtctagatcattttgaatgacctttgctgctgcaacagtgttgtttaaaatgtttacaatttgaaagtcatattaattacagtatattGAAATATCTGTGCCATCAAAGCTTGGTTTATGTAATGTAATACAAGGCACTTTGGATATAaccattttttgtgtgtgttttttgataATTATGTTGTTCATTAATCTGTTAGCTGTTGACTTCTTTTAAATGAGTTAATAGTAAACGAATGATCAGAATATGGTGTCCCTTTTTACATTTCAAAGATTAGGACTGAATATGGCAGGTGGTCCTATAGTATGAAGGTTACAGTTTAGTTTATTGCTGTTAGTGTAcctgtaaacaaaaaataatagacATGATGTACTGCCCTTTTTACACACCGGGGAGAATGCTCGGGGTTACGACAAAACCAAAGTGAATGGAACATTCCTATGGGCACAGAGTCTCAACaggataacccccccccccccccctgcaaagTATTGTATGCAGCTAACAAGACATTACCTTATACATCTTTTACTTATGCAATCACTGAATTacaaagatttaaaaatgtatctgaGTGATATTCTGACCACAAGTGGAGACTGAAATCTTTTGGGCAACATCTAAgcctataaaaaatgtaatttactgttgtttgtggggggctcccgagtggcgcatccagtaaaggtgctcctcgcaggatgtgccctatagcctggagatcgctggttcgaatccaggctatgtcacagctgaccgtgaccaagagttcctagggggcggcgcacaattggctgagcgctgcccgggtagggagggcttaggtcggcaggggaatccacggctcaccgcgcatcagcgacccctgtggccgatagggcgcctgtggctctgcagcggagccgccagatctgtgttgtcctccggcactataggtctggtagcattgctgtggatctgcagtgcgaaaaatgacggcttggaaggagcacgtttcggaggacgcgtgtttcagactccgtttcccgagtcggcgggggggttgcgagcggtgagccgtggatacagataataattgggcatgctaaattggggtgaaaaccggggtaaaaataattggcgacgactaaatttaaaaaaaaaaaaaataaattactgttTGCTGTACTGTTCCAAAGATCAAAACCAAGTGTATAAGCTGGAGAAAGAACAGAAGCCTCATTATACAATACAACGTTGCATATccaaccccctgtggactggggtataggcggatatgtgaacatctatagaaaaagcatttacacatccataaataggttagtgaacaaaaacaacatgcaaactgctttaaacatggggaaatgttttgctttaaaagtaagcaaacgtaaacgagattaattaggctacaaatatacagtgttgctatgcggtttgctataagccatctccacgcaaagcttttttaaaaacaaaaaacaaaacaaaacagtagatgtacagtaacctgcaactgaagGCTtatttcttaactctagaagtccctgcctccctggttctgctttcttaatatctttgTCACGGTACTTggtgctctttcttgatattgccaacagccgataagcagcttggtttgaattgcttcggctattttaaacaaacagccggtaagcattgcgtttatgaagcttgctttgtttaattaaaatgcatttaaaagctacaacaacacgctgccaatatctgcaagcgtgcgctccatcatgtaaacacaaaaaaacaaaagctttctcgactggtgtattgaaacgtcactgctacacgcagctgactgacacacgcacacagcccacctctcttaaaggggaacgcaccaaaaggctgattgctagaATGCTTTCTttgtttccatcgcggaagctgcatttgctgccaatgccattactcttgtagcctacttttaatatttatttatttatttagcaaggtggttaattgatcagggcggttatgtgacaGTCGGATATTCGACGTTCCACTGTACTGCCTGTTCTGATGAAGCTGAAGTGCTTACCTGCGGAGCTTTGGTGAGAAGCAAGGCCACTTCAGGGCTGTTCTGCTCTCTGGCCAGATCCAGGGGAGTCTGACCTGCCTGCATGGATTAGAACATCATTACCAGCAGGGCCCTACTGAATACTTCAATACTTTAATACATGGGCATGGAAACTCAGTGTGTCTGAAAAACATTCTTAGTAACCTACCCAAGACCAGAAACTACCCCCACCCACCCATtgacaacaaaacacacaatgctGTAATACTTTCTGTGTTGTTATAGCAATAGAATTGCAATACAACTCTTCTCTAAATATAGCATAGTGTAGTTCGGGGGGCAGGTAGCTGGGGATCGATAATTAAGTCTCTAATTccctatttaagacctgatcactgCACTCCCACTGACTAGTGTTTTTGTTGTAGCAAACACTCAATATcttcgctaatatctaaactttgtTGCCTcgttcctttcactgcaggtcacttctctgcgtagcgctgccaagatattatcaattattttcctacctgctccggTGATTTTTCTCATCATTTAGCCTCTCTATTTGGCTGCAGGAGCTCCAGCAttagtctttcctgctccatccagtctccacctcagcaacagcgctgttcaaagcgcagcttcattactcaacttgtccgtgactttatcagaaagactggtcctccgcTAAACTTTCAAAGCTCCTTCGACTTCGACTTGCCTTTGTCTGCTGAAgctctctttactcctcgcctgtaATCAGGCACCACTCCCCACTCAGcacccgctcccacagagccagcgcAATCTACCGTCCCATTAGAAGATCCGgtcctggacctccatcaggcACGTTCAACGTTTTAAAGACCTATCAAGCCCATTGCAAACTCtattcaaccagtggcggctcctGACTTTGACGGGTCTGATAACATACTCCAacgacactgctgtactgcaactcttccaccggcgcctcacagaccatggtaaCCACCGCAACACCCTCATCTCGTGTCTACGGGGAGTGGCAAGTTGACATAGTGACCAGGAAGCTTCATCAGGCACTGCGAGCCTGTatctcagtactgcaatcttctggctcctgctgctgcactttcacaacCGGTGAGAGCAAGTTCAACtcaccgaattgtgacatctaaatactgcaggctcgtCTTgcagacctacgttaacttatttataaCTAACTGTTCTAAAACATGTATCGAATTATTCAAAACTAAAAAGAATACGCAAATGtttttatacatagacaaggattttaatcacaatGACAAAATATATTCTACCCTACTTCACTGAAGCCAGtggtttcaattccaatcacaacctctagacAGCAGCATAACACCACTAgttctacataatttaagctggATGACTATCGCTGCGAACCTTTCACACTCCAACCTTTCTATCCATTCGTGCAGTTCGTTGTCACTCCGAGGGATTCTCAGGAGTCCCCTCCTGCCTCACCCTTTTGCCTACCTATATgtactgacattcttcaattttaacctggtcatgaagccacgcgCTTAttggctttctgagatgctcagtATCTATTCCTGCAACCTCTTCCTCATCTGGCTCCACTCCCCCAAAACGACCAATTTCATCAAGGCACTATACAACTTCAAAATCACCATTTCATTCAACGTGAGCTGGCAGTCagatacggaaaccatgtcctacaattATCAATgtttcagtcaaagcgtcctcctaccccgcaatggacaatacactcatagactgctcctgatcaaatcaataggtttcacagcagcctcagagcaatgTATTCTTCaccctctcaggttctgcagcggcctcagatctatgcattcttcatctctgcccaaaggcagcccatCTCCGGCACCATCGAAAActctcaaagaccaatatccacattCAGCAggtctctgctctctacagctggGCCAccgcacactactgacagcactcCTTCGTTTACTTCCTCAGAGCTCTACTCTTAatcgctcctcactacagcaaatctcggctccctcttcagatctgctcactcggattgtggcagccatttccgcagtcaaggctaacgctaatctccatctaatcaaaaaataaataaataaataaataaataaataaataaataaataaataaaaaatgtagggagcttgacttcctcagcaatctagtcatatgtccgctcatcctctcaaatactacaagcattaatacatggtgagagacgtggtacgagactggaaatctgtcttgattatgagtaaaggagttccactattaggagaatgactggagttgtgaaacccaaatctctgaatgcaAGTTCACtttttttccattccaagcagacatgatggtagcaaaccgctgatcgatcccttattaactaacacataggatggtcggcatctcatctgTCTGCCCTTGTTTCCAGAATGGGGTGCAAAGGGCGCTGAGCTTCCTCAGCAGTCGATTCTTATTTTCGTTCAGCTGCAGCTACCACCTCAGCTCTCGGTTCCAGCACTCCTCCTGCCTCTACATTAAGTATCTAGGTCCTGCCTGCTTCCCCAACCCCCCTTCCACACTCCTCAGTTTCACCAGCTGCTATtcgactgaatcctactctcagtaacctccttaaATCTGCTCAGCATTACAGGTCTGCAGCCCTCGCCCCTTCTTCAAGAACTACATATTTTACAGCCTGGTCAGCGTCTTCAActttctgtgcccagaatcggattcatcctattccttcaattaAAACCAGATCCTGGATTTCATCATCCACACTATGGATTCTCTCCATTTCGCCACAGTATTTATTAAATCTTATATTTCTTGGATCCAATATCACTTCTGAATCATGTCTATGACTTCTCcctccattctctccataccagcagttcacCTGACCCTCCATGGGATTCTTCAGAGCTCCAAATTCactgtttcttctgcttctagttTCCCTGCGGCGGGTGTTAGTTTCTGTGACCTTTCTTCTATTTCAGACGCCTATATCATTCAGCTGCGTACCTCCAAGACGGATCAATTTCAGCGTGGTCAGTTCATTCAGCAGTCAAGTATCATGTCCCCTATTTCAAcggcaaggtatctccccagcaggAAACCCTGCCGCCCCCCCGGGACCCtctgttcattgattcctctcgctctaTCATCCCACGTccctggttctcaacccacctcatctccagagcaggcctccctcctcagctctacaCACCCATTCATTCCATATTGATGCAGCCACCTCCACCGCGAGGGCCAGAatcaatcacagtctgatcaagaatATGGGGAGCTGGTCCTCTTATGTGGTGGATTCTTACAGTCATTCATCCTCCTCtgatatagttgcagcccattctAAAATTGCTAGTATACCCAgagtgggggcttcctgtccgccggggccaccagaggttttcccctaatcagcctcaaggggttttttcctctccattgagcggcaggtatacacacaGTCACACCTACTAATAATTCCTAACCACCTCTGTTTGTCCTTTTAGTCTTTTGTATATGTTATGCGTCAGCATGTGTTCTTTGTCATTGTCTCATGGTGCAGGTGTTTCGCGGAGAGCCGTGGGTCCATCCTTTGAGGGGCAAGTGaatctcacttccccgacctcaggttCAGGCATCTGCCTACCTTCCTTCTAATAGGGGGGGTTCTCACcactgtgagtcagagcggaccactggccacactctatcctatcgcagctcatgcgcttatcttacctcacctAGTGAGGCTCTGTTCTATCCATTCCTCTCTTCGGGACGTGGCCGCTTTACACTtccagtgctcgagtcccatactaacctgcatgctttctctttacttcaggtcccaggcagcgcgGAGTCTTGACCAATCACAGGGTTTAACGAGCGCCCctttacagaagcctcagatgctgggtaccctATTATCCCGAGGGGCGACTCCCTCGTACTTCCATTCATGTCCTGGCCCCCAGGACCGATTTCCTCTCCCAAGGGTCGGCTCTTCGAGTATTAACCCTCGTATATATTTTTTGGTAGCTGGGCTTCGCCCCTGGGATGCGATGGCTACGCCACCCTCAGTCAGCAACCACCTATCTATCCTAATTTCCAGCCCAGGCCATCAGCCTGCTACTAAGTCTGGGCTTCGACCACTCCTCTGTCCCAAGTCCGTTCCTTCAGCGGCactctgtcctactaactgctctttctgcttcctctgccctatccttacacacccagctcacgccccgtgaaatgGCTAATCATTTTGTGCTGTGTTACTTTAGTACTGTAA
This sequence is a window from Acipenser ruthenus chromosome 6, fAciRut3.2 maternal haplotype, whole genome shotgun sequence. Protein-coding genes within it:
- the LOC117411366 gene encoding ankyrin repeat domain-containing protein 6 — its product is SQCECSGAVYSSSLSRSLSCSLSLSLSPSVCVCFASHFTLCSQTHTVVQASCCTTGSKDIISTTQRNVVDPFVYGRTPLHLAAYKGHTEVVRILLKAGCDLDIQDDSEQTALHRAAVVGNTDVISALLQEGCALDRQDKDGNTALHEVSWHGFSQSVKLLVKAGANIQAKNKAGNTALHLACQNGHSQSCRLLLLGGSRSDTKNSVGETCLHVAARYNHVTIITILLSALCSVSDKNQAGDTPLHIAASLNHKKTARLLLEAGTDSTTLNNAGQTPLDLAREQNSPEVALLLTKAPQVQSFSRGRSVRKRRDKLKEERRAHSVPRDEMLPTKGSVADDTHSSDRPPSERGDRKYEPRTKKDKKKKKEEKEKGPPKNNREQLPSALSEPAPRKDTQHRETNQKKRNKQNGPSLQPPHSYKAYQLYTLYRGKDGKVMQAPINGCRCEPLINKLENQLEATKEEIKSEIQTVQERMNSKLGQLDHKNKLQLKVMDKMTLERLSAERTECLHRIDQRAVLEKLEVEKKQASVVNELKNWCMSKIQNIEVRLSGDSRNSKPKSSAFQALTESQTTESNPSPRDNGLSGAASLPSGEARQHSLAKEGSGKEYFVVQEDSPPDVKQQPLLIEFTAPVSSTPIATSPRVVRPKERTSASAACSRTQGELQETETPASQPRQVQIKASESFCAGTSSLSPPTESPSSRQRQDGGRHPRRHSQGRTDLPKPKPSQARPPELPAPQQERDTLHALEITQYFFEAVAKQMEKWYEHKIEEARSQCEQKAQQDRAALQERVLGLEEELRMLRTNMHEES